A single Trachemys scripta elegans isolate TJP31775 chromosome 20, CAS_Tse_1.0, whole genome shotgun sequence DNA region contains:
- the LOC117868176 gene encoding interferon alpha-inducible protein 27-like protein 2A isoform X1, protein MLRTCVLRACYAWEEPDVGEWGGLEAPGYFNRIQFVRLPLGQEDRSAQSHWRTVVWEFSSKAKRAAIGAGVGIGVAVIGAPVAIWAAGFTGAGIAAGSFAAKMMSSAAIANGGGVAAGSLVATLQSAGAVGLSLSAKVGLGTALGSVGAAVGSWFSKDK, encoded by the exons ATGCTACGTACATGTGTCTTACGGGCCTGCTATGCTTGGGAAGAACCAGACGTGGGAGAATGGGGCGGCTTGGAGGCACCAGGGTATTTTAATAGGATCCAGTTTGTTCGCCTTCCCCTGGGGCAGGAAGACAGGAGCGCCCAGAGTCATTGGAGGACAGTGGTTTGGG AATTCAGCAGCAAAGCAAAGAGAGCAGCAATTGGAGCAGGTGTTGGAATAG GAGTTGCCGTCATTGGGGCCCCAGTAGCAATCTGGGCAGCAGGCTTCACTGGAGCAGGCATTGCAGCCGGGTCGTTCGCTGCCAAGATGATGTCATCAGCTGCCATCGCCAACGGAGGAGGAGTGGCTGCTGGGAGCCTTGTGGCAACGCTGCAATCAGCGG GTGCTGTAGGACTCTCACTAAGTGCTAAAGTTGGGCTGGGCACTGCTCTAGGATCTGTAGGGGCAGCTGTTGGCTCCTGGTTCTCTAAGGATAAATGA
- the LOC117868176 gene encoding interferon alpha-inducible protein 27-like protein 2A isoform X2, whose amino-acid sequence MGSPPAGDPSQEAEELFEQAPNQEEQAETDTEEEPESEPKPKFSSKAKRAAIGAGVGIGVAVIGAPVAIWAAGFTGAGIAAGSFAAKMMSSAAIANGGGVAAGSLVATLQSAGAVGLSLSAKVGLGTALGSVGAAVGSWFSKDK is encoded by the exons ATGGGATCGCCTCCAGCTGGAGATCCTTCCCAGGAGGCAGAGGAGCTGTTTGAGCAGGCGCCGAACCAAGAGGAACAGGCTGAGACGGACACAGAGGAGGAACCAGAATCAGAACCAAAGCCCA AATTCAGCAGCAAAGCAAAGAGAGCAGCAATTGGAGCAGGTGTTGGAATAG GAGTTGCCGTCATTGGGGCCCCAGTAGCAATCTGGGCAGCAGGCTTCACTGGAGCAGGCATTGCAGCCGGGTCGTTCGCTGCCAAGATGATGTCATCAGCTGCCATCGCCAACGGAGGAGGAGTGGCTGCTGGGAGCCTTGTGGCAACGCTGCAATCAGCGG GTGCTGTAGGACTCTCACTAAGTGCTAAAGTTGGGCTGGGCACTGCTCTAGGATCTGTAGGGGCAGCTGTTGGCTCCTGGTTCTCTAAGGATAAATGA